In Arcobacter ellisii, a genomic segment contains:
- a CDS encoding Na/Pi cotransporter family protein produces MKKYLSYILLALLCYLLYENADSKFIVAGVGIFIIGMHFMEDGFKLFSGGTLEKIITKSTDTTFKSISLGVVSTAILQSSSLISIIVISFLSAKLITLSGAIGVVFGSNVGTTATAWIVSYFGMKINIEALALPMIIFGVIFRFYKSKSVQGIGNVLLGLGFVFLGIGYMKDGFEDLKQGIDLSQYAVEGYKGIFIYILVGIVATVIIQSSSATLALTITALATGQIIYLNAIAIAIGANIGTTITALMGAAVSNSNSKRMALALLIFNSITAVVVTVFLYYLVDIVDYLAVHVGINEDDFAMKLSLFHTVFNIFGLLIFSFFIPKLVNFLKKLFVEEKEAYIQKTKYLDMEVVAVPFAALKATRKEIIHLYDNASEVLSHAIMLHRHRYLGKTDISTAVKESTDIIELNIEDFYQTRIKSLYSDIIDYSTYFINDLEGEDRNYLYDLRSACRDIAEAVKNTEELQENISKYLLSNNDYIKDEYNYIREAIAKTINTINEIKNSKDEIDVLSKSELLKDYLKSLDVIATGRIDILIREKRIDKKMATTLLNDSSHAYNIINKLINVAKILWIEDSTVKQLGEDYEAGKNL; encoded by the coding sequence ATGAAAAAATACCTATCGTATATTTTATTAGCACTTCTTTGCTATTTACTTTATGAAAATGCAGATTCTAAATTTATAGTAGCTGGTGTTGGAATATTTATAATAGGTATGCATTTTATGGAAGATGGTTTTAAACTTTTTAGTGGAGGAACACTAGAAAAGATTATTACTAAAAGTACAGATACAACTTTTAAATCAATAAGTTTAGGGGTTGTTTCAACAGCAATTTTACAAAGTTCTTCTTTGATTTCTATTATTGTAATCTCTTTTTTATCTGCAAAACTTATTACTCTTTCTGGTGCTATTGGAGTTGTTTTTGGCTCAAACGTTGGAACAACTGCAACAGCATGGATTGTTTCATATTTTGGTATGAAAATAAATATTGAAGCTTTAGCTTTACCTATGATTATTTTCGGTGTGATTTTTAGATTTTATAAAAGTAAATCAGTTCAAGGGATAGGAAATGTTCTTTTAGGTTTAGGATTTGTTTTTCTTGGTATTGGATATATGAAAGACGGATTTGAAGATTTAAAACAAGGGATAGATTTATCTCAATATGCAGTTGAAGGGTATAAAGGAATTTTTATTTATATTCTTGTTGGAATTGTAGCAACTGTTATAATTCAATCAAGTAGTGCAACTTTGGCTTTAACAATTACAGCATTAGCAACGGGACAAATTATTTACTTAAATGCGATTGCAATTGCAATTGGAGCAAATATAGGTACTACAATTACTGCTTTAATGGGAGCTGCTGTTTCAAATTCAAATAGTAAAAGAATGGCATTAGCTTTATTGATTTTTAATAGTATAACAGCTGTTGTTGTTACAGTTTTTTTATACTATTTGGTTGATATAGTTGATTATCTTGCTGTTCATGTGGGAATTAATGAAGATGATTTTGCAATGAAATTATCACTATTTCATACAGTATTTAATATTTTTGGATTGTTAATTTTCTCATTTTTTATTCCAAAATTAGTAAATTTCTTAAAAAAACTTTTTGTAGAGGAAAAAGAAGCTTATATTCAAAAAACAAAATATTTAGATATGGAAGTTGTTGCTGTTCCTTTTGCAGCACTAAAAGCAACTAGAAAAGAGATAATTCATTTATATGATAATGCAAGTGAAGTTTTAAGCCATGCAATTATGCTTCATAGACATAGATATTTAGGAAAAACTGATATATCAACTGCTGTAAAAGAGTCAACAGATATTATTGAATTGAACATTGAAGATTTTTATCAAACAAGAATTAAATCACTTTATAGTGATATTATAGATTATTCTACATATTTCATAAATGATTTAGAAGGTGAAGATAGAAACTATTTGTATGATTTAAGAAGTGCGTGTAGAGATATCGCTGAAGCTGTAAAAAATACAGAAGAGTTGCAAGAAAATATTTCAAAATATCTGTTAAGTAATAATGATTATATAAAAGATGAATATAATTATATTAGAGAAGCAATTGCAAAAACAATAAATACAATAAATGAGATAAAAAATAGTAAAGATGAGATAGATGTTCTTTCAAAATCAGAATTATTAAAAGATTATTTAAAAAGTTTAGATGTTATTGCAACCGGTAGAATTGATATATTAATTAGAGAGAAAAGAATTGATAAAAAAATGGCAACAACTTTATTAAATGATAGTTCTCATGCTTATAATATTATTAATAAATTAATAAATGTGGCTAAAATATTATGGATAGAAGATTCAACTGTTAAACAACTAGGAGAAGACTATGAAGCTGGTAAAAATTTATGA
- the metK gene encoding methionine adenosyltransferase, whose translation MKKQTQYLFTSEVVSPGHPDKCADIIADSIVDRLIIEDKDSRVASEVFVAGKHVVIGGEVKSKAQLSFEDYEKLVKDALAKIGYDGKSAFTKEQCLHPDEVKVQVLLNQQSPDISQGVDQTTGEIGAGDQGIMFGFASSETADYMPAAITYARMLCDKVYNYALHHNQKLGVDIKTQVTVDYGTKENFENCKPQKIHTIVVSAPSVEGMPIEEVRALIQGLIDDAGLPTNMYDKKSTIIHINPTGRYVNHSSLHDSGLTGRKLIVDSFGGYAPIGGGAQSSKDYTKVDRSGLYAARWIAKHIVASGLAKKAIVQISYAIGVARPTSVAVDTMGTFTKFDDDTLSQFVMDTFPLTPRWITEKFALDKPSEKTFLYADVAARGQVGQSDYPWEKLDELDKFENIQK comes from the coding sequence ATGAAAAAACAAACTCAATATTTATTTACAAGTGAAGTAGTAAGCCCAGGACACCCTGACAAATGTGCAGATATTATAGCCGACTCAATAGTTGATAGATTAATTATAGAAGATAAAGATAGTCGTGTAGCATCTGAAGTATTTGTTGCTGGAAAACATGTGGTAATTGGTGGAGAAGTAAAATCAAAAGCACAATTATCTTTTGAAGATTATGAAAAATTAGTAAAAGATGCATTGGCAAAAATTGGATATGATGGAAAATCAGCATTCACAAAAGAACAATGTTTACACCCTGATGAAGTAAAAGTTCAAGTTTTACTAAATCAACAAAGCCCAGATATTTCTCAAGGAGTTGACCAAACAACTGGAGAAATTGGAGCAGGTGACCAAGGAATTATGTTTGGTTTTGCTTCAAGTGAAACAGCAGATTATATGCCAGCAGCTATTACATATGCTAGAATGTTATGTGATAAAGTTTATAATTATGCTTTACATCATAATCAAAAACTAGGAGTTGATATTAAAACTCAAGTTACAGTTGATTATGGTACAAAAGAGAATTTTGAAAATTGTAAACCACAAAAAATTCATACAATAGTTGTAAGTGCACCTTCTGTTGAGGGAATGCCAATTGAAGAAGTAAGAGCATTAATTCAAGGTTTAATTGATGATGCTGGACTTCCTACAAATATGTATGATAAAAAATCAACAATTATTCATATTAATCCAACAGGAAGATATGTAAATCACTCTTCTTTACACGATAGTGGATTAACAGGAAGAAAATTAATCGTTGATTCATTTGGTGGATATGCACCAATTGGTGGTGGAGCACAAAGTTCAAAAGATTATACAAAAGTTGATAGAAGTGGACTTTATGCTGCACGTTGGATAGCAAAACATATTGTTGCTTCTGGACTTGCAAAAAAAGCAATAGTTCAAATTTCATATGCAATTGGTGTTGCACGTCCAACTTCAGTTGCAGTTGATACAATGGGAACATTTACAAAATTTGATGATGATACTTTATCACAATTTGTAATGGACACTTTTCCATTAACACCAAGATGGATTACAGAAAAATTTGCCTTAGATAAACCAAGCGAAAAAACTTTCCTTTATGCAGATGTTGCTGCACGTGGGCAAGTTGGTCAAAGCGATTATCCTTGGGAAAAATTAGACGAATTAGATAAATTTGAAAACATTCAAAAATAA
- the accD gene encoding acetyl-CoA carboxylase, carboxyltransferase subunit beta, with translation MDLRNLFSKISFDTKSKEQPTKKDAPSHWVKCPECSALMFFKEVENQDNICPKCNFHMRIGAKRRIEILTDKDSFVEYDANLKPNDPLKFVDKTSYKKRVDEALKNTGRTSSVVSGECTINGIPVQMVVFDFAFMGGSLGSVEGEKIVRAVNRAIEKHQGLIIISASGGARMQESTFALMQMAKTSAALKKLDHAKLPYISILTDPTMGGVSASFAFLGDIIMAEPGALIGFAGQRVIKQTIGADLPAGFQRAEFLLEKGSIDMVVNRSKMKQTLTDLLSMFQKEKIS, from the coding sequence ATGGATTTAAGAAACTTATTTAGCAAAATATCTTTTGATACAAAATCAAAAGAACAGCCAACAAAAAAAGATGCACCAAGTCACTGGGTAAAATGTCCAGAATGTAGTGCATTGATGTTTTTTAAAGAGGTAGAAAATCAAGATAACATTTGCCCAAAATGTAATTTTCATATGAGAATTGGTGCAAAAAGAAGAATTGAGATTTTAACAGATAAAGATAGTTTTGTTGAATATGATGCAAATCTAAAGCCAAATGATCCATTAAAATTTGTTGATAAAACTTCTTACAAAAAAAGAGTTGATGAAGCTTTAAAAAATACAGGAAGAACATCATCTGTTGTTAGTGGTGAATGTACAATAAATGGTATTCCTGTACAAATGGTTGTTTTTGACTTTGCTTTTATGGGTGGAAGTTTAGGTTCTGTTGAAGGTGAAAAAATAGTACGAGCTGTAAATAGAGCCATTGAAAAACATCAAGGTTTAATTATTATCTCTGCTTCAGGAGGTGCAAGAATGCAAGAGTCAACTTTTGCATTAATGCAAATGGCAAAAACTTCTGCAGCTCTTAAAAAATTAGATCATGCAAAACTTCCATATATTTCAATATTAACTGACCCAACAATGGGTGGAGTTTCTGCATCATTTGCTTTTTTAGGTGATATTATTATGGCAGAACCAGGTGCGTTAATTGGATTTGCAGGTCAAAGAGTTATTAAACAAACAATAGGAGCTGATTTACCAGCAGGTTTCCAAAGAGCAGAGTTCTTACTAGAAAAAGGTTCTATTGATATGGTTGTTAATAGATCAAAAATGAAACAAACTTTAACAGACCTTTTAAGTATGTTTCAAAAAGAAAAAATTAGCTAA
- a CDS encoding thiamine phosphate synthase: protein MISNLEKALGFELKAFNYLYILCDYETLLKKNISLKKFVDLCKKNDVKLVQYRDKISSIEEQKTNLLYLKSNLNIPIIINDKIELIEYADGLHLGQEDFSKIHNDKKIAIKLIKAKIKDKLLGLSTHNEIEILEANELPLDMIGLGAYRNTNTKDVSSIIGSKISYLAKISKHPVCAIGGVKMDDIIENVRFNVIGSGFFNEN, encoded by the coding sequence ATGATTTCAAATTTAGAAAAGGCTTTAGGTTTTGAACTTAAAGCCTTTAATTACTTATATATCTTATGTGATTATGAAACACTACTTAAAAAAAATATCTCTTTAAAAAAATTTGTTGATTTATGTAAAAAAAATGATGTGAAATTAGTTCAATATAGAGATAAAATTTCATCAATTGAAGAACAAAAAACAAATCTTTTATATTTAAAATCAAATCTGAATATTCCAATAATCATAAATGACAAAATTGAATTAATAGAATATGCTGATGGATTACATTTAGGTCAAGAAGATTTTTCTAAAATACATAATGATAAAAAAATAGCTATAAAATTAATAAAAGCAAAAATAAAAGATAAATTACTTGGTCTTTCAACTCACAATGAAATAGAGATTTTAGAGGCTAATGAATTGCCTTTAGATATGATAGGTTTAGGAGCTTACAGAAATACAAATACAAAAGATGTAAGTTCAATAATAGGTTCTAAAATTTCATATTTAGCAAAAATTTCAAAACATCCAGTTTGTGCTATTGGTGGAGTTAAAATGGATGATATTATAGAAAATGTTAGATTTAATGTTATAGGAAGTGGTTTTTTTAATGAAAATTAA
- a CDS encoding 23S rRNA (pseudouridine(1915)-N(3))-methyltransferase RlmH, whose amino-acid sequence MKINIYSILKPSKDNFDSIIQEFVKMSSKYAKVEVLYIFNKNIAKAQTIGEKEAQQSYSETYEPLLKGYNIALDVLGKKVDTYAFSNLIENKNEVNFFIGGAYGFQREFLQKCDSVISLSDLTMAHKVANVVLTEQIFRSLCIQNNHPYHK is encoded by the coding sequence ATGAAAATTAATATTTATTCTATATTAAAACCATCAAAAGATAATTTTGATTCGATTATACAAGAATTTGTAAAAATGTCTTCAAAATATGCAAAAGTTGAAGTTTTATATATTTTTAATAAAAATATAGCAAAAGCCCAAACTATTGGTGAAAAAGAGGCTCAACAATCATATAGTGAAACTTATGAACCATTACTAAAAGGCTACAATATTGCACTTGATGTTTTAGGCAAAAAAGTTGATACATATGCTTTTTCAAATTTAATTGAAAATAAAAATGAAGTTAATTTTTTTATTGGTGGAGCATATGGATTTCAAAGAGAATTTTTACAAAAATGTGATAGTGTGATTTCACTTAGTGATTTAACTATGGCTCATAAAGTTGCAAATGTTGTTTTAACAGAACAGATATTTAGAAGCTTATGTATTCAAAACAATCATCCATATCATAAGTAA
- a CDS encoding tRNA dihydrouridine synthase — MNNKLDFSKPLVVLAPLAGYTDLPFRSVVKKFGADLTISEMISSNALVYKSARTLKMIEKSPTEDPYFVQIAGNSVDLVKAAVEILNDVEGIDGIDLNCGCPAPKVFNHGSGSNLLGDLKKLEEILSTVKKYSKKQYTSAKVRLGVNEKIPVEIGKAVEACGVDFVSVHGRTRAGKYKAPVDYDAIKMMKEAVSIPVIANGDIKDYEKAKEVLEYTKANGVMIGRGAIGKPWVFYQLKHGIENISNEKKKEIILEHYDAMLKFHGPHGAIMFRKLLHAYSKGYTGANEFRDIVNKISDVDVMRDMIENFF; from the coding sequence ATGAATAATAAACTTGATTTTAGCAAACCTCTAGTGGTTTTAGCACCACTAGCAGGTTATACAGATTTACCTTTTAGGTCGGTTGTAAAAAAATTTGGTGCTGATTTAACTATCTCTGAAATGATTTCTTCAAATGCCTTAGTTTATAAATCTGCAAGAACACTCAAAATGATAGAAAAATCTCCAACAGAAGATCCATATTTCGTTCAAATTGCTGGGAATAGCGTAGATTTAGTAAAAGCTGCTGTTGAAATTTTGAATGATGTTGAAGGGATTGATGGAATTGATTTAAACTGCGGATGTCCTGCTCCAAAGGTTTTTAATCATGGTTCAGGTTCAAATCTTTTAGGAGATTTAAAAAAACTTGAAGAGATTTTATCTACAGTTAAAAAATACTCTAAAAAACAATATACAAGTGCAAAAGTAAGACTTGGTGTAAATGAAAAAATTCCAGTTGAAATAGGAAAAGCAGTTGAAGCTTGTGGAGTTGATTTTGTATCAGTTCATGGAAGAACAAGAGCTGGGAAATATAAAGCTCCAGTTGATTATGATGCAATTAAAATGATGAAAGAAGCTGTATCTATTCCTGTTATTGCAAATGGTGATATAAAAGATTACGAAAAAGCAAAAGAAGTATTAGAATATACAAAAGCAAATGGAGTTATGATAGGTCGAGGTGCGATTGGAAAACCTTGGGTATTTTATCAGTTAAAACATGGAATAGAAAATATTTCAAATGAAAAGAAAAAAGAGATAATTTTAGAACATTATGATGCTATGTTAAAGTTTCATGGACCACATGGTGCAATAATGTTTAGAAAATTATTACACGCTTACTCTAAAGGTTACACAGGTGCCAATGAATTTAGAGATATTGTAAATAAAATCTCTGATGTAGATGTCATGAGAGATATGATAGAAAACTTTTTTTAA
- a CDS encoding 50S ribosomal protein L11 methyltransferase: MSKYYFELALKPDNHYELFLDLLESLTTDAIEENEGTLIVRSEEELEDIKFGIEEFSKALNTNCNISYDKKENIDWIKEYQKSVKSVEVGNFFIRPSWEEEKENKIDIIIDPALSFGSGHHETTSSCIEAIDEFVKEKQTVLDVGTGSGILAIAAAKKGCVVDICDTDEVCIVDTKSNFELNGVTFNDSWVGSTNKTTKKYDVVIANIVADVLVMIANDLKKCLNENGLLIISGILDKHINRVLSKFKDLEQVKLIHKNEWVTVVFKNNKEF; encoded by the coding sequence TTGTCTAAATACTATTTTGAATTAGCTTTAAAACCAGATAATCATTATGAACTTTTTTTAGATTTATTAGAATCACTAACAACAGATGCAATCGAAGAAAATGAAGGTACTTTAATTGTTCGAAGTGAAGAAGAACTTGAAGATATAAAATTTGGAATCGAAGAGTTCTCTAAAGCATTAAATACAAACTGTAATATTTCATATGATAAAAAAGAGAATATAGATTGGATAAAAGAATATCAAAAATCTGTGAAATCAGTTGAAGTTGGAAACTTTTTTATTAGACCATCATGGGAAGAAGAAAAAGAGAATAAAATAGATATTATAATTGACCCAGCTTTATCTTTTGGTTCAGGACACCATGAAACAACATCTTCTTGTATAGAAGCAATTGATGAATTTGTAAAAGAAAAACAAACTGTTTTAGATGTGGGAACAGGAAGTGGTATTTTAGCAATTGCAGCAGCTAAAAAAGGGTGTGTAGTTGATATATGTGATACAGATGAAGTTTGTATAGTTGATACAAAATCAAATTTTGAATTAAATGGTGTTACATTTAATGATTCTTGGGTTGGTTCAACAAATAAAACAACTAAAAAATATGATGTAGTTATTGCAAATATAGTAGCTGATGTATTAGTTATGATTGCAAATGATTTAAAAAAATGTCTAAATGAAAATGGATTATTAATAATTTCAGGTATTTTAGATAAACATATAAATAGAGTATTAAGTAAATTTAAAGATTTAGAACAAGTGAAACTTATTCATAAAAATGAATGGGTTACAGTTGTATTTAAGAATAATAAGGAGTTTTAG